A single Clavibacter nebraskensis NCPPB 2581 DNA region contains:
- a CDS encoding Mrp/NBP35 family ATP-binding protein, which translates to MPAEAAGPGPLTADDVRRALARVVDPEIRRPITELDMVSDVRIADGGVAHVDIALTIVGCPAATSIERDVRETVDAVPGVARLELTVGVMSPERRRALTERLRGPAAQRGIPFGPDSLTRVYAVTSGKGGVGKSTLTANLAVALAAKGLAVGLVDADVHGFSIPGILGLVGPGGRTAQPTRVGDMILPPVAHGVKVISIGMFLDPDATGGTAVSWRGPMLHRTIQQFLTDVFFGDLDVLLLDLPPGTGDVAITVGQLLPHAEVLVVTTPQPAAADVAERSGLVARQTGQRVAGVVENMAGFAQPDGSVLELFGAGGGAEVARRLSAGQDEEVPLLASVPLSMSLREGGDAGAPLVLAEPEDPAAVQILRVADHLASRGRGLAGRRLGLSVS; encoded by the coding sequence ATGCCCGCTGAGGCCGCGGGCCCGGGGCCGTTGACCGCGGATGACGTGCGGCGGGCGCTCGCCCGCGTGGTGGATCCCGAGATCCGCCGACCCATTACCGAGCTCGACATGGTCTCCGACGTCCGCATCGCGGACGGCGGCGTGGCGCACGTGGACATCGCGCTGACGATCGTCGGCTGCCCGGCCGCGACGTCGATCGAGCGGGACGTGCGCGAGACCGTCGACGCCGTCCCCGGCGTCGCGCGGCTCGAGCTCACGGTCGGCGTGATGAGCCCCGAGCGGCGCCGCGCGCTCACCGAGCGGCTGCGGGGTCCGGCCGCCCAGCGTGGCATCCCCTTCGGCCCGGACAGCCTCACGCGCGTGTACGCGGTGACGAGCGGCAAGGGCGGCGTCGGCAAGTCCACGCTCACGGCCAACCTCGCGGTCGCGCTCGCGGCGAAGGGCCTCGCGGTGGGCCTCGTCGACGCGGACGTGCACGGCTTCTCGATCCCGGGGATCCTCGGCCTGGTGGGCCCCGGCGGACGCACGGCCCAGCCCACGCGCGTCGGGGACATGATCCTGCCGCCCGTCGCGCACGGCGTGAAGGTCATCTCCATCGGCATGTTCCTCGATCCCGACGCCACGGGCGGCACGGCCGTGTCCTGGCGCGGGCCCATGCTGCACCGCACCATCCAGCAGTTCCTCACCGACGTCTTCTTCGGCGACCTCGACGTGCTGCTGCTCGACCTGCCGCCGGGCACGGGCGACGTCGCGATCACGGTGGGCCAGCTGCTGCCGCACGCCGAGGTGCTCGTCGTCACGACGCCGCAGCCGGCCGCCGCCGACGTGGCCGAGCGCAGCGGCCTGGTCGCGCGGCAGACGGGCCAGCGCGTCGCCGGCGTCGTCGAGAACATGGCCGGGTTCGCCCAGCCCGACGGATCCGTGCTCGAGCTCTTCGGCGCGGGCGGCGGCGCGGAGGTCGCGCGTCGGCTGTCCGCGGGGCAGGACGAGGAGGTGCCGCTCCTCGCGAGCGTGCCGCTCAGCATGTCGCTCCGCGAGGGCGGCGACGCCGGGGCGCCGCTCGTGCTGGCCGAGCCCGAGGATCCCGCCGCGGTGCAGATCCTGCGCGTCGCGGACCACCTGGCCTCGCGCGGCCGGGGTCTCGCCGGCCGGCGGCTCGGGCTGTCCGTCTCCTAG
- a CDS encoding DUF3117 domain-containing protein, which produces MAAMKPRTGDGPMEAVKEGRLIIVRVPLEGGGRLVVSVNDAEAKELHDALAAVTSAS; this is translated from the coding sequence ATGGCAGCCATGAAGCCCAGGACCGGCGACGGACCGATGGAGGCCGTGAAGGAGGGCAGGCTCATCATCGTGCGCGTGCCCTTGGAGGGAGGCGGACGACTCGTCGTCTCCGTCAACGACGCCGAAGCGAAGGAGCTTCACGACGCCCTCGCCGCGGTGACCAGCGCGAGCTAG
- a CDS encoding magnesium transporter MgtE N-terminal domain-containing protein: MSASRVFVARLAGCSVFDPAGDRVGRVRDVLVVYRKDDPPRVVGLIVEIPGKRRVFLSIGRVTSIGSGQIITTGLINLRRFEQRGGEVRVIAEILGRRVSMRDGSGTAVIEDVAIEESGQAEWEVSQLFCRRPRTSPSPFAKGATIFATWEEVAELQDDGVAQSASQFLAAYSDLLPADLANTLLDLPQARRLEVAEELPDARLADVLEEMPEAEQVEIMATLDDDRAADVLDQMQPDDAADLIAQLSDERGETLLELMQPEEADDVRMLLSYAPDTAGGLMTTDPVIVSGDATVAEGLALIRRHELAPTLGAAVCVTLPPYEPPTGRFLGMVHFQRMLRYPPHERLGTLLDQGLEPVRADTSAAEVSRIMASYNLVSVPVVDENHRLVGVVTIDDVLDHLLPDDWRSADAERETRKRATARFHGTATAAIPTAGPLRGRRIPRGTAE; this comes from the coding sequence GTGAGCGCCTCCCGAGTCTTCGTCGCCCGGCTCGCCGGGTGCAGCGTGTTCGACCCCGCAGGAGACCGCGTCGGACGCGTGCGCGACGTGCTCGTCGTCTACCGCAAGGACGATCCGCCGCGCGTCGTGGGCCTCATCGTCGAGATCCCCGGCAAGCGCCGCGTGTTCCTCTCCATCGGACGCGTCACGAGCATCGGCTCGGGGCAGATCATCACCACCGGCCTCATCAACCTGCGCCGCTTCGAGCAGCGCGGCGGCGAGGTGCGCGTCATCGCCGAGATCCTCGGTCGTCGCGTGAGCATGCGCGACGGATCCGGCACCGCCGTCATCGAGGACGTCGCCATCGAGGAGTCCGGCCAGGCCGAGTGGGAGGTGTCGCAGCTCTTCTGCCGCCGCCCGCGCACGAGCCCCTCCCCCTTCGCCAAGGGCGCCACCATCTTCGCCACGTGGGAGGAGGTCGCCGAGCTGCAGGACGACGGCGTCGCCCAGTCCGCCTCGCAGTTCCTCGCCGCCTACTCCGACCTGCTGCCCGCCGACCTCGCCAACACCCTCCTCGACCTGCCCCAGGCGCGTCGCCTGGAGGTCGCCGAGGAGCTGCCGGACGCGCGCCTCGCCGACGTGCTCGAGGAGATGCCCGAGGCCGAGCAGGTCGAGATCATGGCCACGCTCGACGACGACCGCGCGGCCGACGTGCTCGACCAGATGCAGCCCGACGACGCGGCCGACCTCATCGCGCAGCTGTCGGACGAGCGCGGCGAGACCCTCCTCGAGCTGATGCAGCCGGAGGAGGCGGACGACGTCCGCATGCTCCTCAGCTACGCGCCCGACACCGCGGGCGGCCTCATGACCACGGATCCCGTCATCGTCTCGGGAGACGCGACGGTCGCCGAGGGCCTCGCGCTCATCCGCCGCCACGAGCTCGCGCCCACGCTGGGGGCCGCCGTGTGCGTGACGCTGCCGCCGTACGAGCCGCCCACGGGCCGCTTCCTCGGCATGGTGCACTTCCAGCGGATGCTGCGCTACCCGCCGCACGAGCGCCTCGGCACCCTGCTCGACCAGGGCCTGGAACCGGTGCGCGCGGACACGAGCGCGGCCGAGGTGTCGCGCATCATGGCGAGCTACAACCTCGTATCCGTGCCTGTGGTGGACGAGAACCACCGCCTGGTCGGCGTGGTCACCATCGACGACGTGCTCGACCATCTCCTGCCAGACGACTGGCGCAGCGCCGACGCGGAACGCGAGACCCGCAAGCGGGCGACCGCCCGCTTCCACGGCACGGCAACGGCCGCCATCCCCACCGCAGGACCCTTACGAGGACGGAGGATCCCCCGTGGCACGGCAGAGTAA
- a CDS encoding O-methyltransferase, with the protein MSDQETGWKFAEDVVVEDEHIALARQHSRELGIEAVSPAVGAQLSLLAAATRATSVIEIGTGAGVSGLCIFRGAPRAVLTSIDVEFDHQQAAREILADAEVPANRVRLITGRALDVLPRMSDTSYDLVLVDADPAQVIEYVEHGLRLARTGGLVLVPHALWRGRVQNPAARDAQTAAFRTLVQETAGSGAVVASLSPAGDGLLQIAKTGR; encoded by the coding sequence GTGTCCGACCAGGAGACCGGGTGGAAGTTCGCCGAGGACGTCGTCGTGGAGGACGAGCACATCGCCCTGGCGCGCCAGCACTCCCGCGAGCTCGGCATCGAGGCCGTCTCCCCCGCCGTCGGCGCGCAGCTCTCGCTCCTGGCCGCGGCCACGCGCGCCACCAGCGTCATCGAGATCGGCACGGGCGCCGGCGTCTCGGGCCTCTGCATCTTCCGCGGCGCGCCGCGCGCCGTGCTCACCAGCATCGACGTCGAGTTCGACCACCAGCAGGCCGCGCGCGAGATCCTCGCGGACGCCGAGGTGCCCGCCAACCGCGTGCGCCTCATCACGGGTCGCGCGCTCGACGTGCTGCCGCGGATGAGCGACACGAGCTACGACCTGGTGCTCGTGGACGCGGATCCCGCCCAGGTCATCGAGTACGTCGAGCACGGCCTGCGCCTCGCGCGCACCGGCGGGCTCGTGCTCGTGCCGCACGCCCTATGGCGAGGACGGGTGCAGAATCCCGCGGCGCGCGACGCGCAGACGGCGGCGTTCCGCACGCTCGTGCAGGAGACCGCGGGATCCGGCGCCGTCGTCGCGTCGCTCTCGCCCGCGGGCGACGGCCTGCTGCAGATCGCCAAGACCGGGCGCTGA
- a CDS encoding translocase, translating into MFGLTFEKLMLIGIIAVFLLGPERLPVYTQKLADLVKAARRMATGARERMRDELGPEFDEVDWKKLDPRQYDPRRIIKEALFEDEPVVTKPRVPVETTIARRQRLEREAAAASAQPAPFDAEAT; encoded by the coding sequence ATGTTCGGCCTGACGTTCGAGAAGCTGATGCTCATCGGCATCATCGCCGTGTTCCTGCTCGGCCCCGAGCGGCTGCCGGTCTATACCCAGAAGCTCGCCGACCTGGTGAAGGCCGCGCGGCGCATGGCCACCGGCGCCCGGGAGCGCATGCGCGACGAGCTGGGGCCGGAGTTCGACGAGGTCGACTGGAAGAAGCTCGACCCGCGCCAGTACGACCCGCGCCGCATCATCAAGGAGGCGCTGTTCGAGGACGAGCCTGTCGTCACCAAGCCGCGCGTGCCCGTCGAGACCACCATCGCCCGCCGGCAGCGGCTGGAGCGGGAGGCGGCCGCCGCGTCCGCGCAGCCCGCGCCGTTCGACGCAGAGGCCACCTGA
- a CDS encoding DUF1003 domain-containing protein, whose translation MARQSNRDVRLDAPKGLRTTVLPMRNRASRDRFGRFTESIARGMGTPWFLVGLTAFCVAWIGYNTYGPDNARFDSAALGFTALTLILSLQASYAAPLILLAQNRQDDRDRVQIEQDRQRAERNVADVEYLAREVVSLRLQMKDVASKDFIRAELRQLLEELDRRDDPEGDDAEGEGRRRTHAR comes from the coding sequence GTGGCACGGCAGAGTAACCGCGACGTCCGGCTGGACGCGCCCAAGGGCCTCCGTACGACCGTCCTCCCGATGCGCAACCGCGCGAGCCGCGACCGGTTCGGCCGCTTCACCGAGTCCATCGCCCGCGGCATGGGCACGCCGTGGTTCCTCGTGGGTCTCACCGCGTTCTGCGTCGCATGGATCGGCTACAACACCTACGGGCCGGACAACGCGCGCTTCGACTCCGCGGCGCTCGGCTTCACCGCGCTCACGCTGATCCTGTCGCTGCAGGCCTCCTACGCCGCGCCGCTCATCCTGCTGGCGCAGAACCGGCAGGACGACCGCGACCGCGTGCAGATCGAGCAGGACCGCCAGCGCGCCGAGCGCAACGTGGCCGACGTCGAGTACCTCGCCCGCGAGGTCGTGTCGCTCCGGCTGCAGATGAAGGACGTCGCCTCGAAGGACTTCATCCGCGCTGAGCTCCGCCAGCTCCTCGAGGAGCTCGACCGCCGCGACGACCCCGAGGGGGACGACGCCGAGGGCGAGGGCCGCCGCAGGACGCATGCCCGCTGA
- a CDS encoding LysR family transcriptional regulator, whose product MDIRRLELLRELADRGSVGAVARAAGRTPSAVSQQLKVLEREAGVPLTERSGRGIVLTDAGRALARTATDIAVAVARAEALWEDFRHQPSGEVTLATFPTAAQMLLPGLLDRVAGIPDLTLRASDRDPTSAAFADLTADFDVVIAHSLAGAGTWRGLGLVIVPLMVEPLDVAMPADHRLAGRASVSPADLSGEPWIGVPQGLPFDRILLDIEQAVGAPARVVQRFSDTRITESLVASGHGIALLPRYTAGEHDGVVVKRLSGVASKRHLHVLLRPDRAERPSVRAVVDALREEAKAVDARFSGNG is encoded by the coding sequence ATGGACATCCGCCGCCTGGAGCTCCTGCGCGAACTCGCCGACCGCGGCAGCGTGGGCGCCGTCGCCCGCGCCGCCGGCCGCACCCCCTCCGCCGTCTCGCAGCAGCTCAAGGTGCTCGAGCGCGAGGCCGGCGTGCCGCTCACCGAGCGCTCCGGGCGCGGGATCGTGCTGACCGACGCGGGCCGCGCGCTCGCCCGCACGGCGACCGACATCGCCGTGGCCGTGGCCCGCGCCGAGGCACTGTGGGAGGACTTCCGCCACCAGCCGTCCGGCGAGGTCACGCTCGCGACGTTCCCCACCGCGGCCCAGATGCTGCTGCCCGGCCTCCTCGACCGCGTCGCCGGGATCCCCGACCTCACGCTGCGCGCCAGCGACCGGGATCCGACCTCCGCCGCGTTCGCGGACCTGACCGCCGACTTCGACGTCGTCATCGCCCACTCGCTCGCGGGCGCGGGCACCTGGCGCGGGCTCGGCCTCGTGATCGTGCCGCTCATGGTGGAGCCGCTCGACGTCGCCATGCCCGCGGACCACCGCCTCGCCGGCCGGGCCTCGGTGAGCCCCGCGGACCTCAGCGGCGAGCCGTGGATCGGCGTGCCGCAGGGACTCCCCTTCGACCGGATCCTCCTCGACATCGAGCAGGCCGTGGGCGCGCCGGCGCGCGTCGTCCAGCGCTTCAGCGACACGCGCATCACGGAGTCGCTCGTCGCGTCCGGGCACGGGATCGCGCTGCTGCCCCGCTACACGGCGGGCGAGCACGACGGCGTCGTGGTCAAGCGGCTGTCGGGGGTCGCGTCGAAGCGGCACCTGCACGTGCTGCTCCGCCCGGATCGCGCGGAGCGGCCGTCGGTGCGGGCGGTGGTGGACGCCCTCCGCGAGGAGGCGAAGGCGGTGGACGCGCGCTTCAGCGGGAACGGGTGA
- a CDS encoding general stress protein codes for MTNPLLGRSSRARMPKLPKGEPVATYDTYDEAQKAVVTLAEADFPVTQVSIVGNELTSVERVTGKLTSARAAVAGAASGAWLGLFLGLVTFLFSTVPNFSFVVGAVIIGVGFGAIYGIVSYSITRRRRDFTSVMQVTATSYSVVVEPDSRHRARNVLGIGGVGTSVYGEPVVTTPPPAASPVSRPVGPYGERVPEPGASDAPEPTAPPTSADRPVGEQGASGA; via the coding sequence GTGACCAACCCCCTCCTCGGACGCTCCTCCCGTGCCCGCATGCCGAAGCTGCCGAAGGGGGAGCCCGTCGCCACCTACGACACGTACGACGAGGCGCAGAAGGCCGTCGTCACGCTGGCCGAGGCGGACTTCCCGGTCACGCAGGTGAGCATCGTGGGCAACGAGCTCACGAGCGTCGAGCGGGTCACCGGCAAGCTCACCTCCGCCCGGGCCGCGGTCGCGGGAGCGGCGAGCGGCGCGTGGCTCGGACTCTTCCTCGGGCTCGTGACCTTCCTCTTCTCGACCGTGCCGAACTTCTCGTTCGTCGTCGGCGCGGTCATCATCGGCGTCGGCTTCGGCGCCATCTACGGGATCGTCAGCTACAGCATCACGCGCCGCCGCCGGGACTTCACGTCGGTGATGCAGGTCACCGCCACGAGCTACTCCGTGGTCGTCGAGCCGGACTCGAGGCACCGCGCGCGGAACGTGCTCGGCATCGGCGGGGTCGGCACGTCGGTCTACGGCGAGCCCGTGGTCACCACGCCGCCGCCGGCCGCGTCGCCCGTCTCGCGGCCCGTCGGCCCGTACGGGGAGCGCGTACCCGAGCCGGGTGCGTCCGACGCCCCCGAGCCCACCGCGCCTCCGACGTCGGCCGACCGGCCCGTGGGCGAGCAGGGCGCGTCCGGGGCCTGA